A single window of Kwoniella bestiolae CBS 10118 chromosome 4, complete sequence DNA harbors:
- a CDS encoding protein SEY1, with translation MNQTPQIASDLLSNPPPELQRILDDPRTTDEARQAVKEVSVVSPPPTHNGLVATQKEREHHDGHTNNVGEGRLQIVNEHQEFSKELSPYLSKWGLLDKGFAYDVVSVFGSQSTGKSTLLNRLFGTSFDVMDESRRQQTTKGIWMCPSSYGNTLVMDVEGTDGRERGEDQDFERKSALFSLASTEVLIVNLWEHQIGLYNGANMGLLKTVFEVNLGLFGGGGDSSKPKPQEKTMILFVIRDHVGSTPVSNLTATLTQDMEKIWASLSKPQHLADATLSSYFDLSFATLPHKVLMPEKFEEEVIELRKRFTDRSRSDYVFQPSYHKRIPADGVGFYMEGIWQQVLTNKDLDLPTQQELLAQFRCDEISASATETFLASSKVVRKPVEAGQVIEGLGVLMKDWLDTALGKFDRDASRYHSGVYQRKRLDLLSSLHSNLSSLFLGQLKNLHKIELNNFTKNLSKGTKEVNYDFAKIVTSAQEQAKQNFLNGAKEVVVDGTDWEYTSELELLEDDLRNIADRYRKDETKKMVNTIERNVKRQLFEPVEVALSQPSPKMWDTVLTTYKEVSEDAEGSYLSKAKSYNCSDEENETALASLRARTWLSLRRKLEEQTSDATILATLRTTFEERFRYDEAGVPRVWKPEDDIESAFTKAKEETLKLLPIFSQITPSTPSLLPTLPSPEVSFDIESDPIPFDPSTAFVLLSPTKLLSLETRFKREADAAYVEAKRSMVSSVAQVPLWMYGILVVLGWNEAMAVLFNPLYFAMLLVLGASGYIILQLGLAGPLLQVTRTVLNEIKRIATDRLREAFKEIPEAQRVLNTPYLANSSSEGDGLRKEEREKGELLREKFVEK, from the exons ATGAACCAAACCCCTCAAATAGCATCAGACCTCCtatccaatccacctcccGAACTACAGCGTATACTCGACGATCCACGTACAACCGACGAGGCTCGGCAGGCCGTCAAGGAGGTGTCCGTCGTCTCGCCTCCTCCTACGCATAATGGGCTGGTAGCTActcagaaggagagggagcaTCATGATGGTCATACGAATAAtgtgggggaggggaggCTACAAATTGTCAACGAGCATCAGGagttcag CAAAGAACTATCCCCCTACCTCTCCAAATGGGGTCTCCTAGACAAAGGATTCGCCTACGACGTAGTCTCAGTATTCGGTTCTCAATCTACCGGTAAATCAACCTTACTCAACAGGCTCTTTGGAACAAGCTTCGACGTGATGGATGAATCGAGACGTCAGCAGACTACCAAGGGTATATGGATGTGTCCCTCTTCCTATGGGAATACCCTGgtgatggatgttgaggggactgatgggagggagagaggggaagatcaGGATTTTGAGAGGAAGTCTGCTTTGTTTAGTTTGGCTAGTACGGAGGTTTTGATTGTGAATCTATG GGAACACCAAATTGGTTTATACAACGGAGCGAACATGGGTCTGTTGAAGACTGTCTTCGAGGTGAACTTAGGTCTGTTTGGTGGGGGCGGTGATAGCTCGAAACCGAA ACCCCAAGAGAAAACGATGATCCTCTTTGTCATTCGAGATCATGTCGGTTCGACTCCCGTCAGTAATTTGACGGCGACTTTGACGCAGGATATGGAGAAGATCTGGGCTAGTCTttcaaag CCACAACACCTCGCCGATGCAACCCTCTCATCGTACTTCGACCTCTCTTTCGCAACGCTCCCCCACAAAGTGCTCATGCCTGAGAagtttgaagaggaagtgattGAGCTTCGTAAGCGATTCACCGACCGCTCGAGGTCGGATTATGTGTTCCAGCCAAGCTATCATAAGAGGATTCCAGCGGATGGTGTTGGATTTTATATGGAGGGGATTTGG CAACAAGTCCTTACCAACAAAGATCTCGATCTACCCACCCAACAAGAATTACTAGCTCAGTTCCGATGCGACGAAATCTCAGCTTCTGCTACGGAAACTTTCTTAGCCAGCTCTAAAGTGGTCAGAAAGCCCGTAGAAGCTGGACAAGTGATAGAAGGTTTAGGAGTATTAATGAAAGATTGGCTCGATACTGCTTTAG GCAAATTCGATAGAGATGCCTCAAGATATCATTCAGGGGTATATCAGCGCAAACGCCTCGACCTCCTATCATCACTTCactccaacctctcttcgTTGTTCCTAGGGCAATTGAAGAATCTGCATAAGATTGAATTGAATAACTTCACCAAGAATCTGTCAAAGGGGACCAAAGAAGTGAACTATGATTTCGCCAAGATCGTCACTTCTGCGCAAGAACAGGCGAAGCAGAATTTCTTGAATGGTGCGAAAGAGGTTGTGGTGGATGGGACGGATTGGGAGTATACGAGTGAACTTGAATTGCtggaggatgatttgaggaaTATTGCGGATAGGTATAGGAAGGATGAGACTAAGAAGATGGTTAATACgattgag CGAAATGTCAAGAGACAATTGTTCGAACCTGTTGAAGTTGCCTTATCTCAACCTTCACCCAAAATGTGGGATACTGTCCTCACGACATACAAGGAAGTCAGCGAAGATGCCGAGGGGTCGTATCTCTCAAAAGCGAAGA GCTACAACTGCTCTGACGAAGAGAACGAAACTGCTCTTGCATCCTTACGTGCCAGAACGTGGTTATCCCTCAGAAGGAAATTGGAGGAACAGACTTCCGATGCTACTATACTGGCTACTTTACGTACGACTTTCGAAGAGAGATTCAGGTATGACGAAGCTGGTGTTCCTAGGGTATGGAAACCTGAGGACGATATTGAAAGTGCATTCACGAAGgcgaaagaggag ACTTTGAAACTCCTACCGATCTTCTCCCAAATCAcaccctccaccccctctctcctccccaccctcccatctcccGAGGTTTCATTCGATATTGAATCCGACCCGATCCCCTTCGATCCCTCAACTGCATTCGTGCTCCTCTCACCTACCAAGTTGTTATCCCTGGAAACCCGATTCAAGAGAGAAGCCGACGCCGCGTATGTTGAGGCTAAACGATCGATGGTCTCCTCGGTTGCGCAGGTACCTCTGTGGATGTATGGTATCTTGGTTGTGCTAGGATGGAACGAAGCTATGGCTGTGCTGTTTAATCCGCTGTATTTTGCTATGCTCTTGGTGTTGGGTGCTTCTGG CTACATAATCCTCCAACTAGGTCTAGCAGGCCCACTCCTCCAAGTAACCCGAACAGTCCTTAACGAAATCAAACGAATAGCCACAGACAGGTTACGAGAGGCGTTCAAGGAGATCCCCGAAGCTCAGAGGGTGCTGAATACACCTTATCTCGCGAATAGTTCTTCGGAGGGAGATGGtctgaggaaggaggagagggagaagggggagttgTTGAGGGAGAAATTTGTTGAGAAGTGA
- a CDS encoding calcium-transporting P-type ATPase, PMR1-type, with translation MSVPPPAGASASSYGIPGRNASNTVSRGSYGNIGLGYTASGNEYDPTLGGLVDEPGKIDTTPVTNNGGYAYSTTLRRQASVTEGFPSFHHSPKIPTTSLRRDSSPHVASPYRSQHHGGGGFPLTNGGMDYEQSPFGGQGRGEEEEEGFVGRLVGVGKRIMGKKDYEQVRMEEEEKRLQTERRQRETPSAIFAHKTIDETIQLLSTHPTQGLPSSSLSALLARYGPNEFELPPADPLFLKFAKQVYENPLILLLLGSSVVSALMGNYDDAACVVVAVGIVLTVGFVQEQRSEKSLEALNKLVPHYCHLIRNGHPLTPLANALVPGDLVTFSVGDRIPADIRLITAVSLEIDESALTGETRPARKNTDICERGEGEDTHGEGGGKALGERHCMAFMGTLVRSGHGSGIVVGTGKDTEFGVIFSMMQDVEEKRTPLQLDMDDLAKRLSLFSFGVIGVIFLIGVLQNRDWLEMFTIGVSLAVAAIPEGLPIVTTVTLALGVLRMSKRKAIVKKLPSVEALGSVSVICSDKTGTLTKNEMTVTHMYAVDDLVDLSPLLNNVTSPFGPKRPDQPELARSQALKKTALVGSICNNAFKNEQGVNVGQATEVALLNVLPVIGADDQRKNFTRKSEIPFSSETKIMSVTGSLNGGSDMIYLKGAVEQLISKCRYFYVTDSSTPSLDSSTQKTILDRANEVSARGLRVIAMAYGFPKGEGNDLIFVGFQAMMDPPRKGVSHAVSALHNAGVQVVMITGDAEPTALAIAKQLGLKVNPSSGSPINPMAGASSCMLGTQVDQLTERELIERVPSISVYARTTPRHKMAIVKAWQMRGAVVAMTGDGVNDSPALKMADIGISMGKSGTDVAKEAADVILVDDDFSSILPAVEEGKSIFYNIQNFLSFQLSTAVAALTLITLSTFFKLANPLNAMQILFINILMDGPPAQALGVDPVDKEIMRRPPRRKGDHVLSRRLIGRVAFSATMIVLGTLYIYLREISDGSMSRRDQTMTFTGFVFLDLVSALQNRGLTCTIFKNKMLFLTISISFFVQLLLIYLPILQHIFQTEALSLRDLFTLLGLGVTSASLHEVRRWYERKGVERELMVESGGGRMV, from the exons ATGTCCGTCCCACCCCCCGCCGGCGCGTCCGCCTCCTCCTATGGAATACCAGGGAGGAATGCGTCCAACACTGTTTCAAGGGGATCATACGGGAATATCGGACTGGGCTATACCGCGAGCGGGAACGAGTATGATCCAACACTAGGTGGACTGGTGGACGAACCTGGAAAGATCGATACCACCCCGGTAACGAATAATGGGGGGTATGCGTATTCTACCACTCTGAGAAGACAGGCAAGTGTTACAGAGGGATTTCCATCGTTCCATCATTCACCTAAGATACCTACCACATCTCTCAGGCGGGACTCTTCGCCTCATGTTGCTTCACCTTATAGGTCACAGCATCATGGTGGCGGTGGGTTTCCTCTTACCAATGGCGGGATGGACTACGAGCAGTCACCTTTTGGCGGGCAGGGACgaggcgaagaggaggaggaggggtttgTAGGGAGGTTGGTAGGAGTTGGAAAGCGGATtatggggaagaaggactATGAGCaggtgaggatggaggaggaggaaaagaggCTGCAGACGGAGAGGAGACAGAGGGAAACGCCTAGTGCGATATTTGCGCATAAGACTATTGAT GAAACAATCCAACTCCTCTCTACCCATCCTACCCAAGgtctcccctcatcctccctctcagccctCTTAGCGCGATACGGACCCAACGAATTCGAGCTTCCACCTGCCGATCCGCTTTTCCTCAAATTCGCTAAACAGGTCTATGAGAATCCCTTGATTTTGCTTTTGCTGGGTAGTAGTGTCGTCAGTGCGTTGATGGGGAATTATGATGATGCGGCTTGTGTGGTGGTTGCTGTCGGGATTGTGTtgactg TCGGTTTCGTACAAGAACAGCGATCCGAGAAATCTTTAGAAGCCttgaacaag CTTGTACCTCATTACTGTCATCTTATACG GAATGGTCACCCCCTTACTCCGCTAGCCAACGCCCTCGTGCCAGGAGATTTAGTTACCTTCTCAGTCGGAGATCGTATACCTGCGGATATCAGGTTGATCACCGCCGTATCACTAGAGATAGACGAGTCAGCCTTGACTGGTGAGACCAGACCAGCAAGGAAAAACACAGATATCTGTGAGAggggtgaaggggaagatacacatggtgaaggtggtgGGAAAGCGTTGGGCGAGAGGCATTGTATGGCTTTTATGGGAACGCTGGTCAGGAGTG GTCACGGCTCGGGCATCGTAGTCGGGACTGGGAAGGATACGGAATTTGGAGTGATCTTTTCTATGATGCAGGAT gtggaggagaagaggacacCATTACAACTCGACATGGACGATTTAGCCAAACGACTgtccctcttctcattcgGCGTTATTGGTGTGATCTTCTTGATTGGTGTGTTGCAAAACAGAGACTGGCTGGAGATGTTCACAATAGGAG TCTCTCTTGCCGTCGCTGCTATTCCCGAGGGTTTACCAATCGTCACTACCGTTACTCTCGCTTTGGGCGTTCTGCGAATGTCAAAACGGAAAGCTATCGTCAAGAAGTTACCCAGTGTAGAAGCTTTGGGAAGTGTCAGTGTGATCTGCTCGGATAAAACTG GTACATTAACAAAGAACGAAATGACCGTCACGCATATGTACGCTGTGGATGACTTGGTTGACCTCTCACCCCTTCTCAACAACGTAACCTCGCCTTTTGGACCTAAACGACCTGATCAGCCTGAACTCGCTCGATCTCAAGCATTGAAGAAGACCGCTTTAGTTGGTAGCATATGTAACAACGCTTTTAAGAATGAGCAGGGCGTGAATGTTGGACAGGCTACTGAAGTGGCTCTGTTGAATGTGTTACCGGTGATTGGAGCTGATGATCAGAGAAAG AACTTCACTCGTAAATCTGAAATACCCTTCAGCTCCGAAACGAAGATCATGAGTGTGACTGGATCTTTGAATGGTGGATCCGACATGATATACCTCAAAGGCGCTGTCGAGCAACTCATCTCCAAATGTCGATACTTCTACGTTACCGAttcctccaccccatctctGGACTCGTCAACGCAGAAGACCATCCTCGATCGAGCCAACGAGGTCTCGGCTCGAGGTCTACGAGTCATCGCTATGGCTTACGGATTCCCCAAAGGCGAAGGAAACGATCTGATTTTCGTTGGTTTCCAAGCTATGATGGATCCACCTCGAAAGGGAGTTTCCCACGCCGTATCTGCCTTACACAACGCCGGAGTGCAAGTAGTGATGATTACCGGAGATGCTGAGCCTACCGCTCTGGCCATAGCCAAGCAACTGGGATTGAAGGTCAACCCATCTTCTGGAAGTCCTATCAACCCTATGGCTGGCGCATCAAGCTGTATGCTAGGTACCCAAGTGGACCAACTCACCGAACGGGAATTGATCGAACGAGTCCCCTCTATATCCGTCTACGCACGTACGACCCCTCGACATAAGATGGCTATCGTCAAAGCTTGGCAGATGCGCGGCGCGGTAGTAGCTATGACAGGAGACGGGGTGAACGATTCCCCCGCACTGAAAATGGCAGATATAGGAATCTCGATGGGTAAATCAGGAACAGACGTAGCGAAGGAAGCTGCAGATGTGATATTagtagatgatgattttTCGTCAATCCTTCCAGcagtggaagaggggaaatCGATATTCTACAATATACAAAATTTCCTTTCATTTCAACTTTCCACTGCTGTCGCTGCATTAACTCTCATAACGCTATCGACATTCTTCAAACTCGCCAATCCCCTCAATGCGATGCAGATACTATTTATCAATATCCTAATGGACGGTCCCCCCGCTCAAGCCCTGGGTGTCGATCCGGTAGATAAGGAGATTATGCGCCGTCCTCctaggaggaagggggatcATGTGTTGTCGAGACGGTTGATTGGACGAGTGGCTTTCAGCGCGACTATGATTGTTCTGGGGACGTTGTATATCTATTTGAGGGAGATAAGTGATGGGAGTATGAGTAGGAGGGATCAGactatg ACATTCACAGgcttcgtcttcctcgatcTCGTCTCCGCCCTCCAAAATCGTGGTCTAACATGTACGATCTTCAAAAACAAGATGTTATTTCTCACTATATCTATATCGTTCTTTGTCCAACTCTTACTCATTTACTTGCCGATACTACAACACATCTTCCAGACTGAGGCTTTATCCCTTCGGGACTTGTTTACGTTACTTGGGCTAGGAGTGACTAGTGCGAGTTTGCATGAGGTTAGGAGATGGTatgagaggaagggggttgagagggagttgatggtTGAGAGTGGTGGGGGAAGGATGGTATAG